In Streptomyces liangshanensis, the DNA window GAGTCGGAGTGGACGGTCATGGACGAGGCGGCGAGGTTCGCGGCGACCGCCTTCTTGGCTATCTCCGGGCCGGAGAGGCCTGCGAACGGGGCGGACTTGTCCTCCGTAGGCTTGTCCTTGCCTCCCGAGGTGTCCCCGTCGAGGATGCCGCAGGCGGAGAGGGTGAGGACGGCGACGGCGCACACGGCGCCGAGCGCGCTGCGGCGGAGGCTGTGGGTGGTGCGGGTGGCAGACATGGGGATCTCCAGGAGGGGACGGACGGCAGCGGAAGGGAGCCGGCGGGGCGGAACGAACGGGGCGGACAACAGAGCGGAACGAACCGGGAGCACAGAGGTCGGGGCGGGAGTTCAGAGCGTCACAGCGGCAGGTCCCACCTGGTCCTGCCGTACGTGAGACCCGGGTCGAGTTCGACGGTGAGGGTCTTGGCGGCCGGAGGGGTGTCGAACGCGACCTGTACGGTGACCGTCCTGCCGGGCCCGACCGTTCCGGTGAAGCCCTCGCCGACCGCCCCGCTCTTGCCGTCGACGATCTTCCCGGCGGGGGTGTCCTTCGCGCCGACCCACGCCTTGACTCCGATGTCGCCCGTGTCGAACGCCTTCTTCCGGGCGTTCTCCAGTACCAGCGTGACCTGGTAGGCCTTGTCGCCCGGCTTGTGGCCGGTCGCGGCGGATCCCGGTGTGTACGCCACGGGCGCGGACACCGTGAGCGTCAGTCCGTCCTCGTAGACGGCCGAGTCGCGCGGCGCGAGGGCCTTGGCCGAGTCGGCGCTCGCGGAGATGTCCTTCACCACCTCGGTCGCGACCTTGTAGGTGAGCACGCCGCCGACCACGGAGAGGACCAGCGCGAGCGCGCCCAGGACGGCGCCGGTCGTGGCCACGCCCTTGTTCGTCGCCTCGGCCCGCCGGACGCGTCCGCGCCCCTTCAGACCGAAGATCAGCGCGAGCAGGCCCAGGATGGCGCCGACCCAGAAGACGAAGGGGATCGGACTCGACAGGAAGCCGAGGATCCCGAGGACCAGCGCGGCGACGCCGAGGCCGTTACGGGCCGCGGCCGCGGGGGCGGGTGATGCCGGGTACGGGGTCTGGCCCGGAGCGCCCGGAAACGCTCCGGGGGTCGACTGGGGCCACTGGGGCGACGGCGGGGTGGGTCGAGACATGACAGACGCTCTCCGGGGATCCGCAAGTGAGTGAGGACGCAATTACAACAGGGCCTGTGAACCGAGTCAACATGGATTAAGTGAACTCAGTGGATATGGATCGTGAACCGGTTCGAGGCGCCGACGCCGCTATGCTCGGCGACACATGACGTCGTGCCCTGCAAGGAGGCAGCCAGGTGCCGGAGAACGCAGCGGAGGTCACGGCCGCCGGGATCGCCCGGCTCGCCGGGGTGGGCAGGGCCGCCGTCAGCAACTGGCGCCGCCGCCACGCCGACTTCCCCCAGCCCGTCGGAGGCACCGAGACCAGCCCCTCCTTCGCCCTCGGCGAGGTCGAGCGATGGCTCCGTGACCAGGGGAAACTCGCCGAGGTCCCGCTGCGCGAACGCGTCTGGCAGGAAGTCTCCGGTGACCCCGCGGGAGCCGCGTCCGCCCTGATCCGTACGGGCTGCGCCCTCCTCCTCGTCCACGAGCGGCCCATGGTCTGGCTGGAGCTCGCCGCGGCCGGTGACGTGCGGTTCGCCGAGCTGCTCCCCGCCGCCCTCGACGACGTCCTCACCGCCCGCCTCGGCGAACCCGGTGACAGACCGGTTCACACCCCTGGCAGCCGAGAGCTCCGTCCGCGCGTCCCGCTGCTGCGGGCGGTCGCCGAGCTGGCCGCCGACCTCGGCGCGCGCCAGGCGTTCGAGTTCCTGCTCGGCCGCTACCTCGACGCCAACCCCCGTCAGTACACGCTCACCCCGCCCGACGCCGCCGCCCTCATGGCGGCCCTGGCCGGCGCCACGGCCGAGGGCGTGAGCGTCCTCGACCCCGCCGCGGGCACCGGCACGCTGCTGCGCGCCGTCCCGCACCCCGGCGCCCTGCACGCCCAGGAGAACGTCCCCGAGCCGGCCGCGCTCGGCGCGCTGCGCCTCGCCCTCCACACGGACGCCGACGTGCGCGTCCACGCCGGCGACACCCTGCGCGCCGACGCGTTCCCCCGGCTCGCGGCCGACGCGGTCCTCTGCCACCCGCCGTTCAACGAGCGCAACTGGGGCCACGACGAGCTGGCCTACGACACGCGCTGGGAGTACGGCTTCCCGGCCCGTACGGAATCCGAACTGGCCTGGGTCCAGCACGCGCTGGCCCGCCTGCGCCCCGGCGGCACCGCCGTCCTGCTGATGCCCCCCGCCGCCGCCTCCCGCCGCTCCGGCCGCCGGATCCGCGCCGACCTCCTGCGGCGCGGCGCCCTGCGCGCCGTCGTCGCCCTGCCGGCCGGCGCGGCGCCCCCGTACGGCATCCCGC includes these proteins:
- a CDS encoding DUF4190 domain-containing protein — translated: MSRPTPPSPQWPQSTPGAFPGAPGQTPYPASPAPAAAARNGLGVAALVLGILGFLSSPIPFVFWVGAILGLLALIFGLKGRGRVRRAEATNKGVATTGAVLGALALVLSVVGGVLTYKVATEVVKDISASADSAKALAPRDSAVYEDGLTLTVSAPVAYTPGSAATGHKPGDKAYQVTLVLENARKKAFDTGDIGVKAWVGAKDTPAGKIVDGKSGAVGEGFTGTVGPGRTVTVQVAFDTPPAAKTLTVELDPGLTYGRTRWDLPL
- a CDS encoding N-6 DNA methylase; this translates as MPENAAEVTAAGIARLAGVGRAAVSNWRRRHADFPQPVGGTETSPSFALGEVERWLRDQGKLAEVPLRERVWQEVSGDPAGAASALIRTGCALLLVHERPMVWLELAAAGDVRFAELLPAALDDVLTARLGEPGDRPVHTPGSRELRPRVPLLRAVAELAADLGARQAFEFLLGRYLDANPRQYTLTPPDAAALMAALAGATAEGVSVLDPAAGTGTLLRAVPHPGALHAQENVPEPAALGALRLALHTDADVRVHAGDTLRADAFPRLAADAVLCHPPFNERNWGHDELAYDTRWEYGFPARTESELAWVQHALARLRPGGTAVLLMPPAAASRRSGRRIRADLLRRGALRAVVALPAGAAPPYGIPLHLWVLRRPAAGDRPPPELLLVDTAALAAPGGGRDTVDWPAVHGTVLDAWAAFERQGTVEERPGVSGAVSVIELLDDDVDLAPARHLPPPAAASGTAELARVRDRLTDTLRLTHDLVPTAVQAAGPDDPGAPAPARLPAVTVTVGELARAGALVLHAGGTGTAAPVPPAHPAPPTPVLTEQDVLAGRAPSGALPEGPPEEPVRTQEGDVVVPVLGGGSLVRVVDAATAGAALGRNLQLLRPDPAALDPWFLAGFLRGTANNRRASSYASTATRLDVRRLRLPRLPLADQRRYGERFRALAAFEDAVRLAGQLGEQLVRGLHDGLTDGSVDPG